A section of the Chryseobacterium ginsenosidimutans genome encodes:
- a CDS encoding type VI secretion system baseplate subunit TssG has translation MYENNIVDMNYNKLQTDFKAEAVAVNLLKYHRAVSNIFIERIGINDRAYLKDIKSISSNYLGFDEEVFTIETYREGIYDYLPEGLFHPPSLGASRKNVDTVVREIRKQKQVEEDARKFFRPFELEIFFTEISALLKEFDFEISSDTDSLLDTVSDLWPLINMLDKQNAYIFIYILPFFHQIRGDKKWFERCISAFLQVPVEITFSPNIVDGLEEENDSMLLGNSRLGVTYIPSGRHMDGQRNWVVNIGPIPYSDMKKYIVGNPFRKVLQALYDYFLPVSVDVEENFITEKKEYSFALEDDERNTNRLGYSTFL, from the coding sequence ATGTATGAGAATAATATTGTAGATATGAATTACAATAAACTGCAGACAGATTTCAAGGCTGAAGCTGTGGCAGTCAACCTTCTGAAATATCATAGAGCGGTAAGTAATATTTTTATTGAACGGATCGGGATCAATGATCGTGCTTATTTAAAGGATATTAAAAGTATTTCGAGCAATTATTTAGGTTTTGATGAAGAAGTATTTACGATAGAAACCTATAGAGAAGGTATTTACGATTATCTTCCTGAGGGCTTGTTTCATCCGCCTTCATTGGGAGCTTCCAGAAAAAATGTGGATACAGTTGTCCGTGAAATCCGTAAACAGAAACAAGTAGAAGAGGATGCAAGGAAGTTTTTCAGACCATTTGAGCTGGAAATATTTTTCACCGAAATTAGTGCTTTGCTTAAAGAATTTGATTTTGAAATCTCAAGTGATACAGATTCTTTGCTGGATACAGTAAGTGATCTTTGGCCTTTAATTAATATGCTCGACAAACAAAATGCCTATATTTTCATTTATATTTTACCATTTTTTCACCAGATAAGAGGTGATAAAAAATGGTTTGAAAGATGTATAAGTGCATTTCTTCAGGTTCCGGTTGAGATTACTTTTTCCCCGAATATTGTTGACGGGTTAGAAGAGGAAAATGATTCTATGCTGTTGGGAAACTCCAGATTGGGAGTGACTTACATTCCAAGTGGAAGACATATGGACGGTCAGAGAAACTGGGTAGTCAACATCGGACCGATTCCTTATTCGGATATGAAGAAATATATCGTTGGCAATCCGTTCCGAAAAGTTCTTCAGGCCTTATATGACTATTTTTTACCTGTAAGTGTTGACGTTGAGGAGAATTTTATTACAGAAAAAAAAGAATATTCTTTTGCTCTGGAAGATGATGAAAGAAATACAAACAGGCTTGGTTACTCTACATTCCTGTGA
- a CDS encoding sigma-70 family RNA polymerase sigma factor — MRQLKITKQVTNRETASLDKYLQEIGKVELITADEEVDLAQRIRAGDRAALEKLIKANLRFVVSVSKQYQNQGLSLPDLINEGNLGLMKAAKRYDETRGFKFISYAVWWIRQSILQALAEQSRIVRLPLNKIGSINKINKAYAHLEQENERPPSPEELAEVLDMSEEDIKESMKNSGRHLSMDAPLVEGEDSNLYDVLRSGESPSPDKDLMLESLQIEIERALNTLTPREADLVRLYFGLNGKHPMTLEEIGETFDLTRERVRQIKEKAIKRLKHNTRSKILKSYLGK, encoded by the coding sequence ATGAGACAATTAAAAATCACTAAGCAGGTAACCAACAGGGAAACTGCTTCATTAGACAAGTATTTGCAGGAAATTGGTAAAGTGGAACTAATCACTGCGGACGAAGAGGTAGATTTGGCACAAAGAATTCGTGCAGGCGACAGAGCAGCACTAGAGAAATTAATTAAAGCCAACCTTCGTTTCGTAGTATCAGTATCTAAACAATACCAAAATCAAGGTCTTTCTTTACCCGATTTAATTAATGAAGGTAACTTAGGACTGATGAAGGCGGCAAAAAGGTATGATGAAACGAGAGGTTTCAAATTTATCTCTTACGCAGTTTGGTGGATTCGTCAGTCGATTTTACAGGCTTTGGCAGAACAGTCAAGAATTGTAAGATTGCCATTGAACAAAATCGGTTCTATCAACAAGATCAATAAAGCATATGCCCACTTAGAACAAGAAAACGAAAGACCTCCTTCTCCTGAAGAATTGGCCGAAGTTCTTGATATGAGCGAGGAAGATATTAAAGAATCTATGAAAAATTCCGGAAGACATTTGTCTATGGATGCGCCTTTGGTAGAAGGTGAAGATTCTAATCTTTATGATGTATTACGTTCAGGAGAATCTCCAAGTCCTGATAAAGATTTAATGCTTGAATCTCTACAAATTGAGATCGAAAGAGCATTAAATACTTTAACGCCAAGAGAGGCTGATTTGGTAAGATTATACTTCGGATTGAATGGAAAACATCCAATGACTTTAGAAGAAATCGGTGAAACTTTCGACCTTACGAGAGAGAGAGTTCGTCAGATCAAAGAAAAAGCGATCAAGAGATTGAAACACAATACCAGAAGTAAGATTTTGAAATCTTATTTGGGTAAATAA
- a CDS encoding metal-dependent transcriptional regulator, whose protein sequence is MRTTLTEENYLKALFHLVDNEGKVTINELSKFLNVKMPSVNNMMKKFAEKSWVIYESYKPLIVTEKGRCEAALVVRKHRLTEMFLVKKMNFGWENVHEIAEQLEHVHSTIFFDKMDEILDYPKFDPHGEPIPDKDGNIIAQDLQRLSNCIVGETVIFASVTLSDDAFLNYLTERKLLLNTKIKIIKIESFDKSVTIEVAGKQEILSRKATEKILVKK, encoded by the coding sequence TTGAGAACAACATTAACAGAAGAGAATTATCTGAAGGCTTTGTTTCATTTAGTTGACAATGAAGGAAAAGTGACGATTAACGAATTGAGCAAATTTTTAAACGTAAAAATGCCAAGCGTTAATAATATGATGAAGAAATTCGCAGAGAAAAGCTGGGTGATTTATGAATCTTATAAGCCACTGATTGTCACAGAAAAAGGAAGATGTGAAGCTGCTTTAGTCGTAAGAAAACATAGGCTTACTGAAATGTTTTTAGTAAAAAAAATGAATTTCGGGTGGGAAAATGTACACGAAATTGCGGAGCAGCTAGAGCACGTCCATTCCACTATTTTCTTTGATAAAATGGATGAAATTCTTGATTATCCAAAATTTGATCCCCACGGTGAACCGATTCCTGATAAAGACGGAAATATTATTGCCCAAGATTTACAGAGATTAAGCAACTGTATAGTTGGTGAAACGGTTATTTTTGCATCTGTTACCCTTTCTGACGATGCTTTTCTGAATTATTTAACGGAAAGAAAATTACTTTTAAATACTAAAATCAAAATCATCAAAATTGAAAGTTTTGATAAATCTGTCACTATTGAAGTAGCCGGAAAACAAGAAATTTTGAGTAGAAAAGCTACAGAAAAAATATTGGTAAAGAAATAA
- a CDS encoding threonine aldolase family protein, protein MKFSFKNDYSEGCHPNILQALLQDNIDQQAGYGEDEYSLKAKKSIKEKIKNPNSDIYFVSGGTQANLIVISSILRPYQCAVSASTGHILNNETGAIEATGHKILSIEKEDGKLTPADIIPVLDSHRNVPHQVMPKLVYISNSTELGTIYTLKELEELSSFCKENSLYLFMDGARIGHGLTSEISDLTLEKVAELTDVFYLGGTKNGALIGEAIVINNQELQQDFAFNIKQKGALLAKGRLLGIQFLELMKNDLYFDLAKHANQQAMKMKNAMKERGVQFLSDTYTNQIFPILKNDIIEKLSEKFEFYVWKKIDDNFSAIRLITSWNTGDEPVNDFIEIIKDQL, encoded by the coding sequence ATGAAATTTTCATTCAAAAACGACTATTCAGAAGGTTGTCACCCTAATATTTTGCAGGCTCTTTTACAAGATAATATTGATCAGCAGGCAGGCTATGGAGAAGATGAGTATTCTCTAAAAGCAAAGAAATCAATCAAAGAGAAGATAAAAAATCCAAATTCAGATATTTATTTTGTTTCCGGGGGAACGCAGGCAAACTTAATTGTAATTTCTTCAATATTAAGACCTTATCAATGTGCAGTTTCTGCCTCGACGGGGCATATTTTAAATAATGAAACCGGAGCTATTGAAGCTACAGGACATAAAATTTTAAGCATAGAAAAAGAAGACGGAAAATTGACTCCGGCGGATATTATCCCTGTGTTGGACAGTCATAGAAATGTTCCTCATCAGGTAATGCCGAAGTTGGTTTATATTTCAAATTCTACGGAGTTGGGAACAATCTATACATTGAAAGAATTAGAAGAACTTTCGAGCTTCTGCAAAGAAAACAGTCTTTATCTTTTCATGGATGGAGCTAGAATAGGGCATGGTCTGACTTCTGAAATCAGTGATCTGACGTTAGAAAAAGTTGCTGAATTAACCGATGTTTTCTATTTAGGCGGAACTAAAAACGGGGCTTTGATCGGAGAAGCAATTGTTATTAATAATCAGGAACTTCAACAGGATTTTGCTTTTAATATCAAACAGAAAGGGGCATTGCTGGCTAAAGGAAGATTGCTTGGAATTCAGTTTTTAGAATTAATGAAAAATGATCTGTATTTTGATCTGGCAAAACATGCGAATCAGCAGGCAATGAAAATGAAAAATGCAATGAAAGAAAGGGGAGTACAGTTTCTTTCTGATACCTATACCAATCAGATTTTCCCGATTTTGAAAAATGATATAATCGAAAAATTGTCTGAAAAGTTTGAATTTTATGTCTGGAAAAAAATTGATGATAATTTTTCTGCTATTCGTCTCATTACATCATGGAATACAGGAGATGAACCGGTAAATGACTTTATTGAAATTATTAAAGATCAATTATAA
- a CDS encoding S1/P1 nuclease has protein sequence MKSIYSKILILAFITSSLYSYAWGLTGHRIIAEIAENHLSGKARREIKKIMGKERLAYWANWPDFIKSDTTGAWKEASAWHYVNIDPQTDFKAFEEKLKAQAGPSLYTQIKTLSSQIKDEKTSEKDRKIALIFLIHIMGDLAQPLHVGRAEDLGGNKINVTYFGEKTNLHSVWDGKLIDSQKYSYTEYSKLLDIKSDEEVKQIQKGTLEDWLYDSHKIANKIYAQTPNDSKLAYDYQYKFNDTVERQLLYGGLRLSKLLNDLF, from the coding sequence ATGAAAAGTATTTATTCTAAAATTCTGATTTTAGCATTCATTACATCTTCGCTTTATTCATATGCATGGGGATTAACGGGGCACAGAATTATTGCAGAAATCGCAGAAAATCATCTTTCCGGAAAGGCAAGAAGAGAAATTAAAAAGATTATGGGCAAAGAACGCCTCGCTTATTGGGCAAACTGGCCGGATTTCATCAAATCTGATACAACAGGTGCCTGGAAAGAAGCTTCCGCTTGGCATTACGTAAACATTGATCCTCAAACTGACTTTAAGGCTTTTGAAGAAAAATTAAAAGCTCAGGCAGGTCCGAGTTTATATACTCAAATTAAAACATTGTCGAGCCAGATTAAAGATGAAAAAACTTCTGAAAAAGACAGAAAAATAGCTTTGATCTTCCTTATTCACATTATGGGAGACTTGGCACAGCCTCTACATGTTGGAAGAGCTGAAGATTTAGGCGGAAATAAAATTAATGTCACTTATTTTGGAGAAAAAACAAATTTACACTCTGTTTGGGATGGTAAATTAATAGATTCTCAAAAATACAGTTATACTGAATATTCTAAATTATTAGATATTAAATCTGATGAAGAGGTAAAACAAATTCAGAAAGGAACATTGGAAGATTGGTTGTATGATTCTCATAAAATTGCAAATAAAATCTACGCACAAACTCCAAATGATTCAAAATTGGCATACGATTATCAGTATAAATTCAATGATACAGTAGAAAGACAGCTTCTTTACGGAGGTTTGAGACTTTCAAAATTGTTGAATGATCTTTTCTAA
- a CDS encoding TssN family type VI secretion system protein, with translation MEISSVKGIFLRYILMPLFAVIMMVILGIIRRNKPAIKIKTIIIYVLLCSLCLAIPGIFGFAGNLFNPYWYLIAQIVYLILGIIHVNLSDRYFKKHFSSLTKSILFESVLSLTCIGFGGYLFYLIFNWMSKGTGYAIMSATSILVFLVPLVFHYCYIQLISIPVDIYKTWKYSPDQKLPDFEGADFDRLMVLNVELSKNLEDTNRFRIKAKTLPTGVTFGDWFYRVVDDYNHKNPNSIIHLSDEAKDPYYWIFYTKKSFFSFRKYIDFDQDITQNNVAENDVVICKRVIQHEEEGVRKAQSHTV, from the coding sequence ATGGAAATTTCTTCAGTAAAAGGGATCTTTTTAAGGTATATTTTAATGCCTTTATTTGCGGTAATCATGATGGTAATTTTAGGTATTATCAGAAGAAATAAACCTGCCATTAAGATCAAAACTATTATTATATATGTTCTGCTTTGCAGTTTGTGCCTTGCAATTCCTGGGATTTTTGGTTTTGCAGGAAATCTTTTTAATCCATACTGGTACCTTATTGCGCAGATTGTTTACCTTATTTTAGGGATTATTCATGTTAATTTATCAGACAGATATTTTAAAAAACATTTTAGTTCTCTTACAAAAAGCATTTTGTTTGAATCTGTACTTTCATTGACGTGCATTGGTTTCGGAGGGTATCTTTTTTACCTGATTTTCAACTGGATGAGTAAAGGAACCGGTTATGCAATTATGTCTGCAACGAGTATACTTGTTTTTTTGGTTCCGCTAGTTTTTCATTATTGTTATATACAGTTAATCAGTATTCCTGTTGATATTTATAAAACCTGGAAATATTCACCGGATCAAAAGCTTCCTGATTTTGAAGGGGCAGATTTTGACAGATTAATGGTTCTAAATGTAGAATTAAGCAAGAACTTGGAAGATACAAACCGATTCCGAATTAAGGCTAAAACACTTCCTACAGGTGTAACTTTCGGAGATTGGTTTTATAGAGTAGTTGATGATTATAATCATAAAAACCCGAACTCGATTATTCATCTTTCAGATGAAGCAAAAGATCCTTATTATTGGATTTTTTATACAAAAAAGTCATTTTTCAGCTTTAGAAAGTATATTGATTTCGATCAGGATATTACACAAAATAATGTTGCAGAAAACGATGTTGTCATTTGTAAAAGAGTGATTCAGCATGAGGAAGAAGGAGTAAGAAAAGCACAATCACACACAGTTTAA
- a CDS encoding DUF4256 domain-containing protein: MIKNKLTTEENEELLKVLKARFEKNINRHKDLDWEKIQTKLEKHPEKLWSLNEMEKTEGEPDVVDYNKETDEYIFFDCSSESPKRRSLCYDYQAWNARKANKPESNVIDKALEMGIELLTEEQYHRLQELGKFDLKTSSWVKTPAHIRELGGAVFCDRRYNTVFLYHNGADSYYAARGFRGCLKL, translated from the coding sequence ATGATTAAAAACAAATTGACCACGGAAGAAAATGAAGAACTTTTAAAAGTTTTAAAAGCCCGTTTTGAAAAAAACATAAACCGTCATAAAGATCTGGATTGGGAAAAAATTCAGACAAAATTAGAAAAGCATCCTGAAAAACTTTGGTCTTTAAACGAAATGGAAAAAACTGAAGGTGAACCTGATGTTGTAGACTATAACAAAGAAACTGATGAATATATTTTCTTCGACTGTTCATCGGAAAGTCCAAAAAGAAGAAGTCTTTGTTATGATTATCAAGCCTGGAATGCCCGAAAAGCCAATAAGCCTGAAAGTAATGTTATCGATAAAGCCTTAGAAATGGGAATTGAACTTTTGACAGAGGAGCAATACCACCGACTTCAGGAATTAGGAAAGTTTGATCTGAAGACTTCCAGTTGGGTAAAAACTCCTGCACATATACGGGAATTGGGAGGCGCTGTTTTTTGTGACCGTCGTTACAATACCGTTTTCTTATATCATAATGGTGCAGACTCTTATTATGCAGCAAGAGGTTTTCGGGGTTGCCTAAAACTTTAA
- a CDS encoding aminotransferase class V-fold PLP-dependent enzyme, whose protein sequence is MNTDKIRDDIKGLSDGKIFLNNAGSSLMPTAVVDSMIDYLHQEEQLGGYEVANRNSELLEQFYDEAAKLINCKSSNIAFATSATEAFAKALSSIIFKEGDVVITTVDDYISNQITFISLQKKLNVKIVRVKNLSDNELDLEDLENLIKEHNPKLVAVTHIPTNSGLIQNVEGVGKICKQYDVLYLVDACQSVGQMAVDVEKIGCDFLTATGRKFMRGPRGTGFLYVSDRVLEQNYAPLLLDMRGANWTEYNDYELFKTAKRFEHWEISYASLLGFTEALKYANDIGLSNIEDYNRKLSEKLRKNIQNIGFKIWDQGNNLSSIITFSGSDGDLENIQKVLKENNIFFSVAYKNSALIDFTNKNIHGIVRLSPHYFNTLEEIEKVSEILKNSL, encoded by the coding sequence ATGAATACTGATAAAATAAGAGATGATATAAAGGGCCTGTCAGACGGAAAAATATTCCTAAACAATGCAGGTTCTTCATTAATGCCAACAGCAGTTGTTGATTCCATGATTGATTATTTGCATCAGGAAGAACAATTGGGAGGGTATGAAGTTGCGAACAGAAATTCAGAATTGTTAGAACAATTTTACGATGAAGCAGCAAAATTAATCAACTGCAAATCTTCCAACATTGCTTTTGCCACCAGTGCCACTGAGGCTTTTGCAAAGGCTTTGTCAAGTATTATTTTCAAGGAAGGAGATGTAGTTATTACAACAGTTGACGATTATATTTCTAATCAGATTACATTTATTTCATTACAGAAAAAATTAAATGTAAAAATCGTAAGAGTCAAAAACCTTTCTGATAACGAACTTGATCTTGAAGATCTGGAAAACTTAATTAAAGAACATAATCCGAAATTAGTTGCAGTTACTCATATTCCGACAAATTCAGGATTGATTCAAAATGTAGAAGGAGTCGGGAAAATCTGTAAACAATATGATGTTTTATATTTGGTTGATGCCTGTCAGTCAGTTGGTCAAATGGCAGTTGATGTTGAAAAAATCGGTTGTGATTTCCTGACAGCAACAGGAAGAAAATTTATGCGTGGGCCGAGAGGAACAGGATTTTTATATGTTTCGGACAGAGTTTTAGAACAAAATTATGCCCCTTTATTATTAGATATGAGAGGTGCAAACTGGACGGAATATAATGATTATGAATTGTTTAAAACTGCAAAAAGGTTTGAGCATTGGGAAATTTCTTACGCTTCTTTGCTTGGTTTTACGGAAGCTTTGAAATATGCAAACGATATAGGATTATCCAATATTGAAGATTATAACAGAAAATTATCAGAAAAATTAAGGAAAAATATTCAAAATATTGGCTTCAAAATTTGGGATCAGGGAAATAATCTGAGCAGTATCATTACTTTTTCAGGTTCCGACGGAGATCTTGAAAATATCCAAAAAGTTTTGAAAGAGAATAACATATTCTTTTCTGTAGCGTATAAAAATTCAGCTTTAATTGATTTTACGAATAAAAATATTCATGGAATTGTGAGATTGTCACCACATTATTTCAATACATTGGAAGAAATTGAAAAAGTTTCCGAAATTTTGAAAAACAGTTTATAA